The sequence below is a genomic window from Poecile atricapillus isolate bPoeAtr1 chromosome 15, bPoeAtr1.hap1, whole genome shotgun sequence.
GCTCACTTGCTGTGAATGATTGCAGAAAGAGATGTAAATATTCCCTCAGTAATCCTAGAGCCAAAATGCCAAACCACAAACCTCTCCAGGTGGCACGGTGCCATTGGGCTGGGTCCCACCTCCACTGCCACAGAGGCAGGGGTGGGCAGCCACTGGCCCCtgtgagccctggggacagcagcagcacctgcactgGTCTGACCCACCAAGAGTAATAAAAACAGTGCCATGGGGgatgtccctgctgccagcaccaccCAGCCCCAGTGTGCCAGGACAGGTGACTCTGAAACAGCTCAGATTGCCAGCTCTGGCTGGGAGGCCACTGATGGGGTTTTTCCTGAGGTTGCTCTCACCCTGCTGGGTTCTGCACCCAACAAGACCTGTCTGCTGTGCAGAGCATCCCAGGGATACTGTCAGCATTGTCACTgctcctgccaggctctgctgtaCTGGCTGCTGAGCATGGGATAGGGAAAGCTTTTCCACCAACTGTATAAGGGCTTTTCATATGGAGTTTGGGAAAGAAATTGTGGGAAGAATCTTTCCTTTAATGAAATGTCAGAATGTTTCCCTCTTTTAAAGGGAAACTGGTTTTGGAATTGCCTCCTGTTTGGTTCTGATAGCTTTAACCAAAGCCTCCTACTATTCTTTTTAAACTTCCTGTAATTAAATTACAGAAAGatgacattaaaaaagaaaaaagggaaggagaaacaGATTAAAAGACACTAAATATGCAAAAGAGAATGGAGCACCTTGTTTAGTCTCAAAACCCCATAATCAGCCTGACCAAAAgtgaatttaatttctgttcccCTCTCACTGTCCTCATGGATGCAGGAATGGGAGGAGGACAATCCTTTCTGGCTGTTCATTTTCACAGCAGTGTGCTGAATATTAATCACCCTCAAACCCTCTGCTGGAGGCGCTGCAGCCGCTCTCTAATTCCTACATGGGAGCCACAGCTGGGGCGGGCGAGGGATCCCGCGGTGACCTGGCTCTGTAGTGGCAaacacagccccagcagtgtccctgaaCACCCTGACAGCTCCCTTTGACATGCCACTGTGCATCAGGCTGCTGTCATCCCTGGGTTTGCTCTCCAGGAATTAGAcacctttctcctcctccttaaTGCAAGAAGTAAATGTAGGGCAGTGAGGGTGAGATTTGGATGTTTTCAGCACTGATGAACTTTGCTTTTGACACTTTTGAAGACATAATGAGAAATGTCCCTGTGCTGACagtcctgcctgtccccaggctggccaccctgcctgtccccaggctggcagTACTTCCAGCTCCATGTTCCTAGTAGCAGTAGCAGCTGCCCCAGACTGGCTGCTGGGGAAGGTGGCTCGGacccagcaggaacagggaccCTGGGCAAGTGCCCCCTtgaaataatgtgaaaaaattcCCTTTCACATTTCCTAGTGGAAGTTCTGCTGAAGGGGAAGAGCCCCTGCCAGGcacatgaagcacagaaagtAGTCCTCTGTTTTTCACAGATACAGCTGTCCAAAGGAATCGCAGCACCTTCGCCTCATGGGAGGCATTTTAATTACTCTATTGACTCGTGCTCCTGAGAGCCCCAGGCGTGTCAGAGCTCAGGCTGGGATCAGAGGGATGcagagaggcagggagggaatgCATGACCATTCCTGACAGCCCTAGTGCAGCCTCACTGCCGCCCCATCACAGTCCCAGTGCCCTGCTCCACACATCAAGTGGTGCTGGTCCATTCCACGCTGTTTCTGACTAGCATCAGATCATCTTCATGTCTCTGATCTGTGTCTGACTGTTAAATAactcagcagcagggaaaaaaaatacttgaaaaaataTCTGGAAGATATAGAGCCATTAatgaaaaacatcagaaaatagATATCAAGTAATGACACCGTGATGAGAGCTTATTTATAGGAAAGGCTAAAGATAAAACTAATTTAAACCTGATGAGACAAGACATCTCATCTTCAGGAGAATGAGAAGTCAATAGTTGTCTGTCagtaaaggaaataaattgctcacaagggaggagggaaagcCACAGGACTGCAGGgccccagagagcagcagtgcctgtgaCAGGCTGTGAGATACCCTCTGAATTCACAAACCCCCAAACGCGGAGCTGCCACTCACCACCGGTGCCTCTGTCATTGCCATGCAGGTCACAGCCCAGCAGTGCTCCGGGAAGGCGCACGGACACGGAGGGATGCTGGGAACAGACAATGCCAACCTGGgggggctgcagagcagcttggggctgctctgggggtgCAATGGCAATGGACAGCTCGTTGcatttccagcacagcacagagttCACCATCGGCTGCAGAGGAGCCTGTAGGAGCAGCTGTACCTGCCCTGCCAGAACCCAACCACTGCCAGTTTTAGAAAGGAGTGAACTGAAGATAGAACTGGTTTCAGAAGtggaaaacagttttgaaaGTTCTTTATGTTGCATTAAATCCCAAAGCTCTGTGCAAAGAGCTGGCTTCAGAAATGGTGATGAAAAGCTGCTGAAGGCAAACTCCCTGGACCCCCAGCCCACAGCAGTCCCAgagcaggaaggaggaggagggctgggGGAATGGGCTGGCAGGCACATGGAGCCTGTCTACTGGAGTGAAAGCCCCtgagaaaagaggaggaaagcaTTTTCCCTGGCAAGCCTGGCAGGCTGCTGGCATCACTCAGAGGCAGTACCTTGTCACCTGCCACCCCCTCAGCAGAGCAAGGCTCCAGCTGACCTAAAGCAAACTGTGCTTACAGGCTTCCATCAGGGAAAACATCCATCCTTCCCTCCACCAGCACCATGACATGCAGAGGGAAAACAGACTGCAGAGCTAGAgtgggtctgggggagcacaCGATACTCCATGGccagctctggcactgggaaaaaGACTGACTGTTCTGCCCAAGCTGCTTCAAAAGTCTTGGAGAAGGGAACAAGTTTGGGCAGGTGAGAATAGGCAATGATGGACATCAATTTTGAGGCTGTCCTTAGTTCAGTAAAAGCCAGCGCTGAGCAGGGAACAGGGCCTGTGAGTGCCTGCTGCTGGTGTCTGTCCCTCCAGTCCCTGAGCACAGCCAAGACTTGAGGACAAACAAGTTTGTTCTCTGATGGGGGTCCGGGGAACAAATGGGCTCTTGTTCTCCCTGACAGCGACCTTTCTGCCAGGTGAAGCTATTTGTGTGTGCGGGTGATGTCCAGCCTCGCCCACACACCCTGccagcagaaagaaaagcacaggCTGTGTGTTACGAAATTCCGGTGTTAGGAGACACCCTCAGGGCACGGCTGCTGTTGGAAAGTAAATGTCATCCCAGCACTTCAGGTCTGTTCTGGGAAACCTGAGCTGCCAAACGCCTCCTTAGGTGTTTGCCCATGGGCGTAACTGGGGAACGACTGACTGGAAGGGCACTACTTGGACCTGCAGAAGGTACAGGTGCACATCAGGGAGATGGGAGGTTCAGGGCTCTCATCCCTGCTCAGGGTGGGAACTAAAACGTGCAAGAAAGAACACGAGGTACGAGTTCATCTTTCCCAACAGCAAACCTGACAAGCGACACAGAACCTGCATCCCACCTCCAGGCCTCAAGGAAAACAACACATTCCTTCTTCCACACAGTGCCAAAGGACTGACACAGCCTCCAAGGTCACCGTAAGCACTTCCTAATGGATGCTTTGCTGCCTTAAAACCTCGGTCTTCATTCCCGAGGCCTATAAAAACTAAGGAGGCGAAGCAAATGGTGAGTGCTATGGCTCCCCCGGGAGCTCGTGCAGTGAGCATTATCACCTCCTCATCAAAATGTAAAACCCAGCTCTCCTCCTCATTAGTCTCCTGCTCTTAAAATAATGATTGTAAAACGGCCACAGCTGGCCTCAAAGCAGGATGGAGGGGGGAGGACACACTGTGGTCTCCATTTCCCACTTGGAATAGGCATTCTTGGGGAGGTCAAAATGAGCACGGAAAGGTGGGTGTCAGTCCTTTCCAGGGTACTCTGGCTTGAGTCCTGGTCCCAGGATTCATGGGAATCATGAGCTGAAAGATTTAGTTAAATCTGGCCACTGCCCAGTGGGCTTGATAAGCCAAGGATGTTGGCCTCAGCGCCCATCACCTCTGAGGGCTGTTGCTTacacgtgctgctgcttcctttggGATTTCATCCCAATCTGCTGCCTCTTCCTGAATCCCCCCTGGACCACAGGCTCACCCTCACTGGGCAGCACAGGTTCAGGCCATGGTTTGTGAATTTGGACCAAAGACACTTTCCCATGTGGAAgcaggagggcagagcagccctgtgTGCCCACCAGCACCTCAGAGCCGTCACGGACTGTGCTGACTGTGCAGATTCACTTCTAGGAGAAGGGACTCAGCTCTGAGATAATAagcaaaatgtatttgtttcttGAAGCCTAATGAATATTCAGTGAACCATGCTGTTTTCAAAGAGATACAATTATAGCCCAGAAAGAActgagcaggagaggaggcTTTCGAGCAAAACCCTTTCAcgtttattttaaaattctgcaaaTTCATGTTGTGACTGCCCTGCTACCAGCTGTTCCTTCAAAACTGCTCACTGGCTAGAGCCTTTTCCaaggatttattttaatgacattATTATCTGCATGAAAAGGGGTGATCCTTTCTCACATCTCAGTTTACTCACAAGTGCAGGTCACAGGTCCTTGTTTGAATTtcacagagcaggctggaaTGTGACACTGTGCAGCCAGGGTCAGCTGCAGGCTGATGAAAACAAGGAACTGTCAGATGCACTTGAAGAACTTTCTGACCATTTAAATCAATACAACCCCTTCTCTTATTAAGCAACGGGAAGGACACCCATAGATGTTTGGATTACAAAACTGCACCCCAGGTTTTAAGAGGCCAGAGATGACCCTCAACTAGCAACCATCTCTTCCCATGGACCCCCAGGCCTGGAAACAAGGAAATCTTCTCCAAAGATCCAATCCTCCCCAGTACCAGGGCAAGGCTGCATTCCTCCAGCCCCAGACACAACAGATTCACTGGTGCACGTTAAACACCATTTTTCATTCCACAGTCCAGTGCCACATTCCAACACACAAGCAAAGTTTGGAGGGGGAGGTTTGCTCCCCTTTCGAAGCATTTTGCCAATATTTGGAAATAATTAATCAATCTTCTGTTATTTCAGCTCTTTCTACCCTTAGACGGTACTTCTGCcattctccagcagctcctggggctgtttTGTAGGTACTACCAGCTTTTGCAGCTCCTAAATTCAGCTGAGTTCCTTCCTGGGAAGAAACTGCTCTGCACATCCATCTttcaggctgggctgtgccagaggatGTGACCACAGAGGACAGACCTGAAGCACTGTGAGGGTGGAACAAGCCTCAAGGCAAGTCAAAATACACAATCTCACAGTACTTGGATTTTAAAAGTTCACATGCAGCTTTGAACCTTTTTGAAAGTTCACACATCCCTTTGAACCTGCACACATCTATGAGGGGTAAGATGGCACCAAagcataaatatatatgtattttattatttcacaaataaattttaatatacaTATTTATCTCCCTGGTTCTACCATATCTCCACCTGACCACACTTCCTTGTAGCTTCATGGAGGATATGTGCTGCTTCCAtcctggggcagcagggatCCCTcagtgagaagcagcagcacgggACAGGGTGGTCCTGCAGAGCGGAACTCCCCGCAGGGTCTGCGAACTGGCAGAGGTTACCTGAAAGAAACAGCACAGGTCCTCAGGCACAGAAAGGCTGGGGAATATCTATTCTAATTTCAGGCTCTTCTAGCAGCAGCTGCCCTAGAGAACAGGAAATGAGTTCTCTCTCTGTTTCCTTGCACTGTGCAAGGAAATGAGCACTGCAGGTAGGTCACCTTCACCATCACATAGTCccctggctgggctctgcctggagcCCTGCACTCAGCAGCATCCTCCAGCTCGGCGTCGGGGAAGATCACCTTGATGTTGCCGTCGTTCCTCCCACACAGCTCCGAGGCAGAGCGTTTGCTGGGCTGGAAAGAGGATAGGGAACATTACCTGCATGGCAATTGCTCTGATTCACTGCTGGGCTTTATTGCCTCAGGAATTAATTGAGCACTATTGATGGTATTAAACCCACATTAACCAAGCCCTGGAACAGAGCACTGTGGCCAGAGCTGATGGGTGACACTCACACACCAAAGCACAAATTCTGTGCTTGGCCAGAGATGCATCCCTAACTGATCCCATCCTCTGTGCTCAGTGCTCTGGGAAAGACAGGCTGTCTGCTTTAAGTGTGAAGAAATGGTCTTGGGAGTCCTGGGATTACAAGGGGAAAGTGAGAAGGGAAGCCAGAAGTGGTGACTGCTGTGCACAGCCTCAGAGCCAGCAAGAAAGGAGGAGGACAATTCCATTCCAGGCCCACTCACCCCTTCCACCAGCACCAGCTGGGCCTGTCCCACCAGCGCTGCGTTGGCCCTCGCAGCCTCCTCCCGGAAGGTGGCAATGAGCTGCTCCAGCCGCCGCTTCTTCACATCTGTGGGGACATCGTCCTGCAGCCGGTGATGTGCCCGCGtcttctgcacacacagagccagtGCAGCCCCTCAGCACCCAGCCTGACCCCAGAGCCTTGTCTGACCCCAgccagctccatctccagcaACAGCTTCCCACATTCCAATAGCATTTCAGTTTGTATCACAAAGGAACTATTCCAGTGCCAGCCACATCCTCATGCTCCTCACATCTTTCTTCTCCACCTTTTAAGCAGAAGGTCTGATGCAAGGCACTGAGTATCAGTGGCTGTGAAACAGTTTTGCAGCTCCTGTGTGGGATGTGCCTCTGTCCACAGGCAACAGATTCTACTACTTCTAATCTATGCACTGAATGGTGATCCAAATCCCTTTGCTTCCTTATGTTTCCCAATCCTCTGTCCTCTTCCCCAACAGAATCATACACTCTGGAAAGCATTCTAATGGAGACTTACCAACTACCCACTCTTCTCAAAAATTCACCACTTCCCTCCAGACTTGACTGACAGACCCCTATAGctgggctccagcccagctccatcaGCACATTCCTCATCAGCAAATAATGTATTTGCAGCCTCTACTGAAACAGTTTCTTCCCTGCAATGACCCTGGAACATCCACAGAGCCAGGTCACTGAGCAGTTACCAACCCTGACACTCCTACAGAGAAGCTGGAAGCTGCCCAGACACAACAACAGCCCTTGCAGAAGCACATACCCTACAAGTCCTGCCCGGGGCAAACAACATCTACCAGTATGCTAAGTCTTTGTGTATTATTTTCAAtaaccttttaaaaaatgtgttattGTGAGAAACAGCCCTGAGGAGTTTAGGGGACACACCCAGAGATAACTTCAGCCTTCAGTCTTCTCCACCAGGGCCTGCACTCACCTGTCTCATGCTGTAAGCAAACAGGAAGCCGATGTTGTAGCGGACTTCCCGCAGCAAGGACAACGTCTGCTGATGATCCTCCTCTGTCTCTCCGCAGAACCCAGTGATGAAATCACTGCTCAAACTCACTCCTGTAACAGACACACAGCTGTACACTTCCCTCACTGAAGATGGGAATTCTGCACTCAGGAAAGGACAGTGACATGCAGCTGTGCCGAGTTCAGACCAAACCAAAGGAACACACACCTGGAATACAGTCACGCACGTGGTGCACGAGCTCTAAATATGCTTCTCTTGTGTATCTGAAATGAACAGCACATGGACTTGCTAACTGGAAACCCACAACATCAGTGAGGATAAACCAGCAGCCCAAATCAGAGGGCAAGACACAGGGCTCCTTGTGGGGTGACCCACCCTCGCCGCATGGCCTCCAGGACTCGTGTGCTCCCACTCTGGGCTGGGAGGTGCAGCTGCTTGCAGATATTGTGTCGCTCCTGGATGAGCTGCAGGACCTGTGGTAAGTGACCAGGAGATGTCTCAGACAGCTTAACTGTAACAAGAGTCTTCCCTGGGTAAAATCCAACATACTGTAAACCAGTAAACTGGGGCCAGCTTTAGCCCCAGCATCCAACTCCCAGGAGCGGCTGTTCCCAGTTTGGGAACCCACATTCTCTTTGTTTGGGAAGGCAGTACAGCCCATACCTCACATTTCAGAGCTGCCTCTCTGCCTGCAAGCAGAGCCAAGGTGTTTATTCTACACTTGCCTCATCAGGAAAATCCTTAGGGTGTGGAGAGGTGAAACGGATCCTCATTTCTGGATCAATCCTAGAGACCTGGTCCAGCAGGTGTGAGAAGCGCAAACCTCCCTGTTTGGCTTTGTAGACTGTGCTAAAGCCACGGCTGAGGCCTGGGGCAGCCACTGACTGAAACTGCACCTCAGACAGGTCTCGAAAGCTGTTGACATTCTGACCCAATAGGGTCACTTCTTTCACTCCctacaaaataaacagaaaagaagaaatctaACCTGGGCAGAATGGCTGAGCTGCAAAAGCATCCATGGTTTTACTCCAAGGAGTTTCCAACAGAAGCCCTCCCTCCTTTGTGTCATGGAGTATTACAAGGGGAATCAAAAAGCCACTGGTGGAACCCCACCACAACCTCATCTCTGTAGATAAAGGCAGTGACAGTGGTTACAAGTACCACTGAAAACACTGTTACCACCCTTCCTCCCATGGTTTgggacaggcaggaggaggCTCTGCCTCACCTGATCCGACAGCATCCTCACTTCCTGCAGGATGGAGGCGATGGGGCGGCTCCTTTCCCGGCCTCGGGTGAAGGGCACGATGCAGTAACTGCACATGTTGTCACAGCCCCGCATGATGGACCTGCCGAGAGGTAAAGCACGGGTCACACCCCGCTCCTCCAGAACCATCCATGCTGCATCCTGCCCAGGATGAGCCCAGtactgctgcctgcagccagctccaCACACAGACCATCCACACTGCATTCAGCTTGCCCTGAGCTAACACTTGACTTTTCATGCACATTTCCAAGAAAGCTGGAAAGAACTAATGAGGCACAGACTGCCACTGCAGTCTGGCTGATCAAAGATCCTTCtacatcctgctcctgcagagagCAATACCATCCTTCCATATGCAATGGCCACACTGAGCAGAGTCTGATTCATGTCTGACAATGTTATCACCAAATCTAAACAATCAGAAGTTATAATGTGTAGAAGATTAGAAGAATAAATAGCAGAACCTGGGGCACGGCACCACAGAAGGCAGGGAATGTGAGAGGTATGGACTTCAGGGAGGGACAGTAGCACAGAAATCACTCAATTCAGCATCAGGCTGAGAGTCAGCATTCccaaaagagagggagagaagtcCACAACAGCCTGAGCTCAGGGCACATTCTCCAGGGCTCAGTCAcgcagcaaagcagcagcaaatacacacacacacactctggGAGACTCAATGCACCCAGACACTGCAtctcctgggcagctgctgtcaCTGACACATCTGCTCTGCACAGATTTCCAAActggagctgcagaaacaaGCACTGGGAAAAGGTACTCACACAAATGCTGTTGTGCCACCTGCACTAGTCTGGACAGGTAGAATGTCAGCATAAGTCTCATCTAGGGACAGCAGGACATTGGCAGCTTGCTGGCCAGACTCTGCCACTGCCAGCAGCCGGGGAAGATCACGGTAGGCATCGGGGCCGGCCACGACATCAACCAGCTTCTCCCTGTGCAGAATCTCCTCCTTAAGCCTCTCGGCCATGCATCCTGCCAACAAAGGAGAAGGGTCCTCATGAAGCAGGGCCTGCCCTCCGTTACTCCTGcagcccttcccagctgctTTCACCCCAGGGAAGGGCAGGTGCTGCCAGTGGGATACAGGAGACCCAGCACGGCCGTACCCAGGATCCCGATGCGGAGCGGAGCACGAGCCTGCGGCCGCCGGGCCTTCAGCGCCTTGAGGTGCTGCAGACGGTTCCAGATGGCCTGCTCGGCCTTCTCCCTGGGGAGCCAGGACAACTGGGtattccagctgctgctcttgagcacagccccagccttaAGCGGCCCAAGCCCTTTGTGAGGAGAATTCAGCTACAGGCAGGGAATCCAATGGCAAAGTGCCGTTTGTGGTGTGGGGATTATGTCTTGACTTTATCTTATCTGCTATCACTTTGCTTGCTGGAGAGCATCTC
It includes:
- the CDK5RAP1 gene encoding mitochondrial tRNA methylthiotransferase CDK5RAP1, coding for MLPGTRALRAAGLLRPPRAGPRSGAARRARCGPGQRPLVALPAGPDLRHFLRAAAAGQSGPSPELPPEPGSTPGGPKVYLETYGCQMNVSDTEIAWAILQKNGYARTKELDEADVVLLVTCSVREKAEQAIWNRLQHLKALKARRPQARAPLRIGILGCMAERLKEEILHREKLVDVVAGPDAYRDLPRLLAVAESGQQAANVLLSLDETYADILPVQTSAGGTTAFVSIMRGCDNMCSYCIVPFTRGRERSRPIASILQEVRMLSDQGVKEVTLLGQNVNSFRDLSEVQFQSVAAPGLSRGFSTVYKAKQGGLRFSHLLDQVSRIDPEMRIRFTSPHPKDFPDEVLQLIQERHNICKQLHLPAQSGSTRVLEAMRRGYTREAYLELVHHVRDCIPGVSLSSDFITGFCGETEEDHQQTLSLLREVRYNIGFLFAYSMRQKTRAHHRLQDDVPTDVKKRRLEQLIATFREEAARANAALVGQAQLVLVEGPSKRSASELCGRNDGNIKVIFPDAELEDAAECRAPGRAQPGDYVMVKVTSASSQTLRGVPLCRTTLSRAAASH